Proteins from one Gossypium raimondii isolate GPD5lz chromosome 8, ASM2569854v1, whole genome shotgun sequence genomic window:
- the LOC105791976 gene encoding regulator of nonsense transcripts 1 homolog translates to MDSQYETASQPDPATDAYTFLEFNTQGESDFEYTDFRDPIRSWPTPSDAHSAERSGSDHHSDTAASSSPSSASKGAGRGVASNNNSHSSSISNSAAVVDALATGISGLNFEETVGDEDGGYDYGKGDFAEHSCRYCGVSNPACVVRCNVPSCRKWFCNSRGNTSGSHIVNHLVRSKHKEVCLHKDSPLGETILECYNCGCRNVFLLGFISAKTESVVVLLCREPCLNVNALKDMNWDLSQWCPLIDDRCFLQWLVKIPSEQEQLRARQISAQQINKVEELWKTNPDASFEDLEKPGVDDEPQPVALKYEDAYQYQNVFAPLIKLEADYDKMMKESQSKDNVTVRWDIGLNKKRIAYFVFPKEDNELRLVPGDELRLRYSGDAAHPVWQAVGHVIKLTAQEEVALELRASQGVPIDVNHGFSVDFVWKSTSFDRMQGALKTFAVDETSVSGYIYHHLLGHEVEVQMVRNTLPRRFGAPGLPELNASQVFAVKSVLQKPISLIQGPPGTGKTVTSAAIVYHMAKQGQGQVLVCAPSNVAVDQLAEKISTTGLKVVRLCAKSREAVSSPVEHLTLHYQVRHLDTSEKSELHKLQQLKDEQGELSSSDEKKYKALKRATEREISQSADVICCTCVGAGDPRLANFRFRQVLIDESTQATEPECLIPLVLGVKQVVLVGDHCQLGPVIMCKKAARAGLAQSLFERLVLLGVKPIRLQVQYRMHPCLSEFPSNSFYEGTLQNGVTINERQSSGIDFPWPVPNRPMFFYVQMGQEEISASGTSYLNRTEAANVEKIVTTFLRSGVVPSQIGVITPYEGQRAYIVNYMSRNGSLRQQLYKEIEVASVDSFQGREKDYIIVSCVRSNEHQGIGFLNDPRRLNVALTRARYGIVILGNPKVLSKQPLWNGLLTHYKENECLVEGPLNNLKQSMVQFQKPKKIYNERRLFFGGGPGIVPNDNFGAASSSPNIDRRSSRARGTYMPPGPPNGTHKPGVHPTGFPMPRVPLPPFPGSPSQPYAIPSRGAVHGPVRAVPQVPQPGSRGFGAGRGNASAPIGHHLPHQQGTQQNVGTIGSPFNFPPLDIPNSQPSVGGPLSQPGFVNNMPVQGASQTIRDGFSMGGTSQDFLGEDFKSQGSHVPYNIADFSTQGGYAVDYASQGAQSGFPGNFLNQNSQAGYSRFGAGNDFMTQDYMNHGSQGLFTQAGFNDPSQDDASQSHFGAANPNQLQSQGLMNSLYSQPFAHYNTQPLNLQSPQQQQPQQGQGSQNQNLHYNG, encoded by the exons atgGATTCTCAATACGAGACGGCCTCGCAACCTGACCCAGCCACCGACGCTTACACCTTCCTCGAATTCAACACCCAAGGTGAGTCCGATTTCGAGTACACGGACTTCCGTGATCCGATTCGTTCATGGCCGACACCCTCCGACGCCCACTCCGCCGAACGATCCGGCTCCGACCACCACTCGGACACTGCTGCTTCCTCTTCTCCCTCTAGCGCTTCGAAAGGCGCTGGCCGTGGCGTAGCGAGCAATAACAACAGCCATAGCAGTAGTATTAGCAATAGTGCGGCCGTGGTCGATGCGTTAGCCACGGGGATCAGTGGATTGAATTTTGAGGAGACGGTCGGGGATGAGGATGGCGGGTATGACTACGGAAAAGGGGATTTCGCCGAGCATTCTTGTCGGTATTGTGGGGTTTCAAACCCGGCTTGCGTGGTTCGCTGTAATGTCCCTTCGTGTAGGAAGTGGTTTTGTAATTCAAGAGGGAATACATCCGGCTCGCATATTGTTAATCATCTC GTGAGATCCAAACACAAGGAAGTCTGCCTTCATAAGGATAGTCCTTTGGGAGAAACAATTCTTGAATGCTACAACTGTGGATGCAGAAATGTTTTTCTTCTTGGTTTTATATCTGCTAAGACAGAGAGTGTTGTCGTTCTTCTTTGTAGAGAACCTTGTTTGAATGTCAATGCTTTGAAGGACATGAATTGGGATTTGAGTCAGTGGTGCCCCCTTATTGATGATAGGTGCTTTCTGCAGTGGTTGGTTAAG ATCCCTTCTGAACAAGAACAGTTAAGGGCTCGACAAATAAGTGCTCAACAAATAAACAAGGTGGAAGAGCTTTGGAAGACAAATCCTGATGCCTCCTTTGAAGATCTTGAGAAGCCTGGTGTAGATGATGAACCTCAGCCAGTGGCATTGAAGTATGAAGATGCTTATCAG TATCAAAATGTTTTCGCACCTCTTATTAAGCTTGAAGCTGACTATGATAAA ATGATGAAAGAATCTCAAAGCAAGGACAATGTCACAGTTCGTTGGGATATCGGGCTAAACAAGAAACGAATTGCATATTTTGTCTTTCCAAAG GAAGACAATGAACTCCGTCTTGTACCTGGTGATGAGTTGCGACTGCGTTATTCAGGAGATGCTGCACATCCAGTGTGGCAGGCTGTTGGGCATGTG ATCAAGCTAACGGCACAAGAGGAGGTTGCACTTGAGCTTCGTGCTAGTCAG GGAGTTCCTATTGATGTGAACCATGGGTTTAGCGTTGATTTTGTATGGAAAAGTACAAGTTTTGACCGGATGCAGGGGGCATTGAAAACATTTGCAGTTGATGAAACAAGTGTTAGTGG ATATATTTACCATCACCTTCTCGGCCATGAAGTTGAGGTTCAGATGGTTCGTAATACACTGCCTCGTCGTTTTGGTGCACCTGGTCTGCCAGAATTGAATGCATCTCAA GTTTTTGCAGTGAAGAGTGTTCTTCAGAAGCCTATAAGCTTGATTCAAGGCCCCCCTGGCACAGGAAAAACTGTGACTTCTGCCGCCATTGTCTATCACATGGCCAAACAGGGGCAGGGGCAG GTTCTGGTCTGTGCTCCAAGTAATGTGGCTGTTGATCAGCTAGCTGAAAAGATAAGCACAACTGGGTTAAAG GTTGTAAGGCTTTGTGCAAAGTCTAGAGAAGCTGTCAGTTCTCCTGTTGAACATTTGACATTGCATTATCAG GTCCGACATCTTGATACATCTGAGAAGAGTGAACTTCACAAGTTACAACAATTGAAAGATGAACAAG GTGAGTTGTCAAGCAGTGATGAGAAAAAGTACAAAGCATTGAAGCGAGCAACAGAGAGGGAAATATCACAAAGTGCTGATGTCATTTGTTGCACTTGTGTTGGGGCTGGAGATCCCAGACTTGCCAATTTTAGGTTCCGCCAG GTACTTATTGATGAGTCTACTCAGGCAACAGAACCTGAGTGTCTCATTCCTTTAGTTCTTGGAGTGAAGCAG gttgtcCTTGTTGGTGATCATTGCCAACTTGGTCCTGTTATAATGTGCAAGAAAGCAGCTCGTGCTGGGCTAGCGCAGTCTCTTTTTGAACGTCTAGTTTTACTTGGTGTTAAACCTATTAGATTGCAG GTTCAATACCGTATGCACCCATGTTTGTCAGAGTTTCCTTCTAACAGTTTCTATGAAGGCACATTACAAAATGGAGTGACAATCAATGAAAGGCAATCATCAGGCATTGATTTCCCTTGGCCTGTGCCTAATCGTCCCATGTTTTTCTATGTACAG ATGGGACAAGAGGAGATTAGTGCTAGTGGAACATCATATCTCAATCGAACTGAGGCTGCAAATGTTGAAAAGATAGTTACCACATTCTTGAGGAGTGGTGTTGTTCCCAGTCAG ATTGGGGTCATAACACCTTATGAGGGACAACGGGCATATATTGTGAACTATATGTCAAGAAATGGTTCTTTGAGGCAGCAGCTTTACAAGGAAATTGAg GTTGCAAGTGTTGACTCATTCCAAGGACGGGAAAAGGATTACATCATTGTGTCTTGTGTGAGAAGTAATGAACATCAG ggTATTGGCTTTCTAAATGACCCTCGAAGGCTTAATGTCGCCCTAACACGTGCTCGATATGGTATTGTAATTCTTGGAAACCCTAAAGTTCTTAGCAAACAGCCTCTATGGAATGGTTTATTGACACATTACAAG GAAAATGAGTGTCTGGTTGAAGGACCCCTCAATAACTTGAAGCAGAGTATGGTTCAATTCCAAAAGCCCAAAAAG ATCTACAATGAACGGAGGCTGTTCTTTGGTGGTGGACCTGGCATTGTACCTAATGATAATTTTGGGGCTGCCTCATCTAGTCCAAACATTGATAGAAGAAGCAGCCGTGCCCGGG GTACTTATATGCCTCCTGGTCCACCCAATGGTACACATAAGCCTGGAGTGCATCCTACTGGATTCCCAATGCCCCGGGTTCCTCTTCCACCATTTCCAGGCTCTCCTTCTCAGCCTTATGCTATTCCATCCCGTGGAGCTGTACATGGACCAGTGAGAGCTGTTCCTCAAGTCCCTCAACCAGGAAGTCGAGGCTTTGGGGCTGGTCGGGGTAATGCCAGTGCTCCTATTGGCCATCATCTCCCACATCAGCAAGGCACACAGCAAAATGTCGGTACCATCGGATCTCCTTTTAACTTCCCTCCTCTGGATATCCCAAACAGCCAGCCATCTGTAGGTGGTCCATTATCTCAACCTGGATTTGTTAACAAC ATGCCCGTCCAAGGGGCAAGCCAGACAATTCGTGATGGATTTTCAATGGGAGGAACGTCCCAG GACTTCTTGGGTGAGGACTTCAAAAGCCAAGGCTCACATGTTCCTTATAACATTGCTGATTTTTCAACGCAG GGTGGCTATGCGGTTGATTATGCTTCACAAGGAGCTCAGAGTGGGTTTCCAGGGAACTTCCTAAACCAGAATTCTCAAGCTGGGTATTCTCGTTTTGGTGCTGGAAATGATTTCATGACTCAG GACTACATGAATCATGGATCACAAGGCCTGTTTACTCAGGCTGGCTTTAATGATCCTTCACAAGATGATGCATCACAGAGCCACTTTGGTGCGGCTAATCCCAACCAGCTTCAGTCTCAG GGTTTGATGAACTCTCTCTACTCCCAGCCCTTTGCACACTACAACACACAGCCACTAAACTTGCAGTCTCCTCAACAGCAGCAACCACAGCAGGGCCAGGGTTCCCAAAACCAGAATCTTCACTATAATGGTTAA
- the LOC105791977 gene encoding uncharacterized protein LOC105791977, with protein sequence MGIIREIPVAEAAAHKVLVEELDDAIDSITGRPLTGSWVWDSALVLSRWIPTHLNFQGKSVLELGAGAGLPGLTAALLGANRVVLTDVQQLLPGLLKNVEANGFTDRVEVKQLVWGLDDSGITESSTFDIVLMSDVFFDSEDMIGLGKTLRRVCGEATQVWAATEMRPWTGECLDQLMAQGFQVVEQETSQLSVHAAVQDSDTFFAIFQIKPTLAESSQS encoded by the coding sequence ATGGGCATAATAAGAGAAATCCCAGTAGCAGAAGCAGCAGCCCACAAAGTTTTGGTTGAAGAATTGGACGATGCCATTGACTCCATCACGGGTCGCCCACTCACCGGCTCATGGGTGTGGGACTCCGCCCTTGTTTTGTCCCGCTGGATTCCCACCCACCTCAATTTTCAAGGCAAGTCTGTCCTTGAACTCGGAGCTGGTGCCGGTCTCCCTGGCTTGACCGCAGCTCTGCTAGGTGCCAACCGAGTTGTACTCACTGACGTCCAACAGCTCCTTCCAGGCCTCTTAAAGAATGTTGAAGCTAACGGCTTTACAGACAGAGTGGAAGTGAAACAACTGGTTTGGGGATTGGACGACAGTGGAATAACGGAGTCAAGCACGTTTGACATAGTTTTGATGAGCGACGTGTTCTTTGATTCAGAAGATATGATAGGATTGGGTAAGACGCTTAGAAGAGTCTGTGGAGAAGCTACGCAAGTTTGGGCTGCCACAGAAATGAGGCCATGGACTGGTGAATGCCTGGATCAGTTGATGGCTCAAGGCTTCCAAGTGGTTGAGCAAGAAACGAGTCAACTCAGTGTTCACGCAGCAGTACAAGATTCTGATACCTTCTTTGCCATCTTTCAAATCAAGCCAACGCTTGCAGAGAGTTCTCAGTCTTGA